A stretch of Miscanthus floridulus cultivar M001 chromosome 13, ASM1932011v1, whole genome shotgun sequence DNA encodes these proteins:
- the LOC136501612 gene encoding disease resistance protein RGA5-like isoform X2, which produces MATAAVVGVTTGVMKPLLSKLTKLLEEEYVKLKGVRKQIKFLRDELSAMSATLEMLADAEELNPQTRKWRDKLRELAYDLEDCIDAFMVRVDHEHDGHSGLFKRFFRKLKKLRPRHEIANQIQELKPSVIEASERHKRYQLVDISSNSRSTCAVDPRLSALYVEIDKLVGIDCAKKYITEWLTMETKKASSSELKVLSIVGCGGLAFVSVSRTPDVRKVLRGIAKGVGITSNMLDDDEKELIDKLREHLQDKRYLIVIDDVWDAKPWETIKLALMNNNCGSRIITTTRSNDVASYLSSQGGNVYQMKSLSFEDSKRLLFKRAFGSENLRYTHLGTAPDEILKKCDGLPLAIITISSMLADQHAKGEWDSVLNDIGSSLAKNPGAENMTAILSMSYFDIPHHLRSCLLYLSVFPEDYEIEKQCLINRWIAEGFIHKEKGQNEYEIGERYFNDLINRSMIQPLIVKYGQVKTCQVHDIILDYIKCKAAEENFVTSLDAAEPVYTSEYKVRRLFVSNDNEENVTLWADQILSHVRSVTIFGEPVKISLLPSTPLRVLDQRSMQNHHLASIGKLFNLKYLRLCSRSITRLPETVGELHHLQTLDVRGTCIEELPRTITELQQLTRLYVDWYTRFPEGTIGKMHSLEELRKYGVKSYGQAKSIQEFSKLTKLRTLKIRCDFHTLNRSEGRSQAERIHSYVGNLLSSCNLHHLIYTNVWDSITVYPLPLHSWHPAASCSIRKLCIERIPIYRVPNWMGSLGNLGVLELEVMCVRPEDVEILGEIPSLVFLNLDTWGGTSGRIVFPGNNGFRSLKQFSLCIKFCGTSLEFEAGSMSNLEHVKLQFSAHDMECLNGASSLGIQHLSSLNKAEIEIGSDWHEYDVDYNPVEDDHDDTARCISRAINAAIETLPNRPTASFKIQEVDCKHFESFLREWNQYHDGLFNEWLKLWQIREEPANQPTDGETELEDETHEKEEEEQTDEEETSEEEVARQDDTGSSN; this is translated from the exons ATGGCTACGGCAGCTGTCGTGGGTGTTACCACCGGGGTGATGAAGCCCCTCCTGTCCAAGCTCACCAAGCTGCTGGAAGAAGAGTACGTCAAGCTCAAAGGCGTGCGCAAGCAGATCAAGTTTCTGAGAGATGAGCTGAGCGCCATGAGTGCAACGCTCGAGATGCTCGCAGATGCAGAGGAGCTCAACCCTCAAACAAGAAAATGGAGGGACAAGTTACGTGAGCTGGCCTATGACTTGGAAGATTGCATTGATGCCTTCATGGTTCGTGTAGACCATGAGCATGATGGACATTCGGGCTTGTTCAAGAGGTTCTTCCGCAAGTTGAAGAAACTGAGACCACGTCATGAGATCGCCAATCAGATCCAAGAACTCAAGCCATCTGTTATAGAGGCAAGTGAGAGGCACAAGAGGTACCAGTTAGTCGATATCTCTTCCAACTCTAGAAGTACATGTGCTGTTGACCCTCGGCTATCCGCGCTGTATGTGGAGATAGATAAGCTTGTCGGCATTGACTGTGCTAAGAAGTATATCACTGAGTGGTTAACCATGGAAACCAAGAAGGCTTCTTCATCAGAACTTAAAGTGCTCTCTATTGTTGGTTGTGGAGGTCTTG CTTTCGTCTCGGTGTCTCGAACTCCTGATGTCAGAAAAGTATTAAGAGGCATTGCAAAAGGAGTTGGTATTACCAGTAATAtgttggatgatgatgagaaggaactCATTGATAAACTCAGGGAACACCTTCAGGATAAAAG GTACCTCATTGTAATTGATGATGTATGGGATGCAAAACCATGGGAGACCATCAAGCTTGCATTAATGAATAACAATTGTGGTAGCAGAATAATCACTACAACACGTAGCAATGACGTTGCATCATACTTGTCTTCCCAAGGCGGTAATGTTTACCAAATGAAATCTCTCAGTTTTGAGGACTCCAAGAGGTTGCTTTTTAAAAGAGCGTTTGGTTCTGAAAACTTACGCTATACTCATTTGGGTACTGCTCCGGATGAGATATTAAAAAAATGTGATGGTTTACCATTAGCAATCATCACTATATCTAGCATGTTAGCTGATCAGCACGCAAAAGGTGAATGGGACAGTGTACTAAATGATATTGGTTCTTCTCTTGCTAAGAATCCTGGTGCTGAGAATATGACGGCCATATTATCTATGAGTTACTTTGATATTCCTCACCATCTAAGAAGTTGTTTGTTGTACTTGAGTGTGTTTCCAGAAGATTATGAGATTGAGAAACAATGTTTGATCAATAGGTGGATTGCAGAAGGGTTCATTCATAAGGAAAAAGGTCAAAATGAATATGAAATTGGTGAGCGTTACTTCAATGATCTGATCAACAGAAGCATGATCCAACCTCTTATAGTAAAGTATGGTCAGGTGAAGACAtgtcaagtgcatgacatcatcCTTGACTACATCAAATGCAAGGCCGCTGAAGAGAATTTTGTAACTTCATTAGATGCTGCAGAGCCTGTATATACATCAGAATACAAGGTTCGTAGGCTTTTTGTGAGCAACGACAATGAAGAAAATGTTACTTTATGGGCAGACCAGATCTTGTCTCATGTTCGGTCAGTTACTATATTTGGAGAGCCTGTGAAAatctctttgttgccttccacTCCTCTTCGTGTGTTGGACCAAAGAAGCATGCAAAACCATCATCTTGCAAGTATTGGGAAGTTGTTTAATCTTAAGTACTTGCGTCTCTGCTCACGTTCAATAACTAGGCTCCCAGAGACTGTCGGTGAACTACATCATCTACAGACGTTGGATGTGCGAGGCACCTGCATCGAAGAACTACCACGAACTATCACGGAACTTCAACAACTGACTCGTTTATATGTTGATTGGTATACTAGATTTCCAGAAGGAACAATAGGAAAGATGCACAGCTTGGAAGAGCTGAGGAAGTATGGAGTCAAATCCTACGGGCAAGCGAAGTCCATACAAGAATTCAGCAAACTCACCAAGCTGAGGACACTAAAAATTAGATGCGATTTTCATACACTAAATCGCTCAGAAGGAAGAAGCCAAGCCGAGCGCATTCACAGTTATGTTGGAAATTTATTATCTTCATGCAACCTGCATCATCTTATATATACCAATGTTTGGGACTCCATTACAGTGTACCCACTGCCGCTACATTCATGGCACCCTGCAGCCTCCTGTAGCATCCGCAAGCTCTGCATTGAAAGAATTCCCATCTATAGGGTGCCAAATTGGATGGGATCACTTGGAAATCTCGGTGTGCTAGAACTGGAGGTCATGTGTGTGCGACCAGAAGATGTTGAGATCCTTGGAGAAATACCCAGTTTGGTTTTTCTCAACCTAGACACTTGGGGGGGCACTAGCGGAAGGATCGTCTTCCCTGGCAACAACGGATTCAGAAGTCTGAAACAATTCTCCCTGTGTATCAAGTTTTGTGGGACCTCGCTGGAGTTTGAAGCGGGATCAATGTCCAACCTTGAGCACGTGAAGCTTCAGTTCAGTGCGCATGACATGGAGTGCTTGAATGGTGCTTCTAGTTTGGGCATCCAGCACCTCTCGTCTCTCAACAAGGCTGAGATAGAAATTGGTAGCGACTGGCATGAGTATGACGTGGACTACAACCCAGTGGAAGATGATCATGATGACACTGCCCGATGTATTTCAAGAGCCATTAATGCTGCCATCGAGACACTTCCCAACCGTCCCACTGCCAGCTTCAAAATACAAGAAGTTGACTGCAAACATTTCGAATCT tTTTTGAGGGAGTGGAATCAATATCACGATGGGTTATTCAATGAGTGGCTCAAACTTTGGCAAATTAGAGAAGAGCCGGCGAACCAACCTACTGATGGAGAGACTGAACTAGAG GATGAGACACATgaaaaggaagaagaggagcagactgaTGAGGAAGAGACCAGTGAAGAAGAAGTGGCGCGTCAAGATGACACTGGTAGCAGCAATTAG
- the LOC136501612 gene encoding disease resistance protein RGA5-like isoform X1, giving the protein MATAAVVGVTTGVMKPLLSKLTKLLEEEYVKLKGVRKQIKFLRDELSAMSATLEMLADAEELNPQTRKWRDKLRELAYDLEDCIDAFMVRVDHEHDGHSGLFKRFFRKLKKLRPRHEIANQIQELKPSVIEASERHKRYQLVDISSNSRSTCAVDPRLSALYVEIDKLVGIDCAKKYITEWLTMETKKASSSELKVLSIVGCGGLGKTTLANQVYKDDKSQFSCAAFVSVSRTPDVRKVLRGIAKGVGITSNMLDDDEKELIDKLREHLQDKRYLIVIDDVWDAKPWETIKLALMNNNCGSRIITTTRSNDVASYLSSQGGNVYQMKSLSFEDSKRLLFKRAFGSENLRYTHLGTAPDEILKKCDGLPLAIITISSMLADQHAKGEWDSVLNDIGSSLAKNPGAENMTAILSMSYFDIPHHLRSCLLYLSVFPEDYEIEKQCLINRWIAEGFIHKEKGQNEYEIGERYFNDLINRSMIQPLIVKYGQVKTCQVHDIILDYIKCKAAEENFVTSLDAAEPVYTSEYKVRRLFVSNDNEENVTLWADQILSHVRSVTIFGEPVKISLLPSTPLRVLDQRSMQNHHLASIGKLFNLKYLRLCSRSITRLPETVGELHHLQTLDVRGTCIEELPRTITELQQLTRLYVDWYTRFPEGTIGKMHSLEELRKYGVKSYGQAKSIQEFSKLTKLRTLKIRCDFHTLNRSEGRSQAERIHSYVGNLLSSCNLHHLIYTNVWDSITVYPLPLHSWHPAASCSIRKLCIERIPIYRVPNWMGSLGNLGVLELEVMCVRPEDVEILGEIPSLVFLNLDTWGGTSGRIVFPGNNGFRSLKQFSLCIKFCGTSLEFEAGSMSNLEHVKLQFSAHDMECLNGASSLGIQHLSSLNKAEIEIGSDWHEYDVDYNPVEDDHDDTARCISRAINAAIETLPNRPTASFKIQEVDCKHFESFLREWNQYHDGLFNEWLKLWQIREEPANQPTDGETELEDETHEKEEEEQTDEEETSEEEVARQDDTGSSN; this is encoded by the exons ATGGCTACGGCAGCTGTCGTGGGTGTTACCACCGGGGTGATGAAGCCCCTCCTGTCCAAGCTCACCAAGCTGCTGGAAGAAGAGTACGTCAAGCTCAAAGGCGTGCGCAAGCAGATCAAGTTTCTGAGAGATGAGCTGAGCGCCATGAGTGCAACGCTCGAGATGCTCGCAGATGCAGAGGAGCTCAACCCTCAAACAAGAAAATGGAGGGACAAGTTACGTGAGCTGGCCTATGACTTGGAAGATTGCATTGATGCCTTCATGGTTCGTGTAGACCATGAGCATGATGGACATTCGGGCTTGTTCAAGAGGTTCTTCCGCAAGTTGAAGAAACTGAGACCACGTCATGAGATCGCCAATCAGATCCAAGAACTCAAGCCATCTGTTATAGAGGCAAGTGAGAGGCACAAGAGGTACCAGTTAGTCGATATCTCTTCCAACTCTAGAAGTACATGTGCTGTTGACCCTCGGCTATCCGCGCTGTATGTGGAGATAGATAAGCTTGTCGGCATTGACTGTGCTAAGAAGTATATCACTGAGTGGTTAACCATGGAAACCAAGAAGGCTTCTTCATCAGAACTTAAAGTGCTCTCTATTGTTGGTTGTGGAGGTCTTGGTAAGACTACTCTTGCAAACCAAGTCTATAAAGATGATAAAAGCCAATTTTCATGTGCAGCTTTCGTCTCGGTGTCTCGAACTCCTGATGTCAGAAAAGTATTAAGAGGCATTGCAAAAGGAGTTGGTATTACCAGTAATAtgttggatgatgatgagaaggaactCATTGATAAACTCAGGGAACACCTTCAGGATAAAAG GTACCTCATTGTAATTGATGATGTATGGGATGCAAAACCATGGGAGACCATCAAGCTTGCATTAATGAATAACAATTGTGGTAGCAGAATAATCACTACAACACGTAGCAATGACGTTGCATCATACTTGTCTTCCCAAGGCGGTAATGTTTACCAAATGAAATCTCTCAGTTTTGAGGACTCCAAGAGGTTGCTTTTTAAAAGAGCGTTTGGTTCTGAAAACTTACGCTATACTCATTTGGGTACTGCTCCGGATGAGATATTAAAAAAATGTGATGGTTTACCATTAGCAATCATCACTATATCTAGCATGTTAGCTGATCAGCACGCAAAAGGTGAATGGGACAGTGTACTAAATGATATTGGTTCTTCTCTTGCTAAGAATCCTGGTGCTGAGAATATGACGGCCATATTATCTATGAGTTACTTTGATATTCCTCACCATCTAAGAAGTTGTTTGTTGTACTTGAGTGTGTTTCCAGAAGATTATGAGATTGAGAAACAATGTTTGATCAATAGGTGGATTGCAGAAGGGTTCATTCATAAGGAAAAAGGTCAAAATGAATATGAAATTGGTGAGCGTTACTTCAATGATCTGATCAACAGAAGCATGATCCAACCTCTTATAGTAAAGTATGGTCAGGTGAAGACAtgtcaagtgcatgacatcatcCTTGACTACATCAAATGCAAGGCCGCTGAAGAGAATTTTGTAACTTCATTAGATGCTGCAGAGCCTGTATATACATCAGAATACAAGGTTCGTAGGCTTTTTGTGAGCAACGACAATGAAGAAAATGTTACTTTATGGGCAGACCAGATCTTGTCTCATGTTCGGTCAGTTACTATATTTGGAGAGCCTGTGAAAatctctttgttgccttccacTCCTCTTCGTGTGTTGGACCAAAGAAGCATGCAAAACCATCATCTTGCAAGTATTGGGAAGTTGTTTAATCTTAAGTACTTGCGTCTCTGCTCACGTTCAATAACTAGGCTCCCAGAGACTGTCGGTGAACTACATCATCTACAGACGTTGGATGTGCGAGGCACCTGCATCGAAGAACTACCACGAACTATCACGGAACTTCAACAACTGACTCGTTTATATGTTGATTGGTATACTAGATTTCCAGAAGGAACAATAGGAAAGATGCACAGCTTGGAAGAGCTGAGGAAGTATGGAGTCAAATCCTACGGGCAAGCGAAGTCCATACAAGAATTCAGCAAACTCACCAAGCTGAGGACACTAAAAATTAGATGCGATTTTCATACACTAAATCGCTCAGAAGGAAGAAGCCAAGCCGAGCGCATTCACAGTTATGTTGGAAATTTATTATCTTCATGCAACCTGCATCATCTTATATATACCAATGTTTGGGACTCCATTACAGTGTACCCACTGCCGCTACATTCATGGCACCCTGCAGCCTCCTGTAGCATCCGCAAGCTCTGCATTGAAAGAATTCCCATCTATAGGGTGCCAAATTGGATGGGATCACTTGGAAATCTCGGTGTGCTAGAACTGGAGGTCATGTGTGTGCGACCAGAAGATGTTGAGATCCTTGGAGAAATACCCAGTTTGGTTTTTCTCAACCTAGACACTTGGGGGGGCACTAGCGGAAGGATCGTCTTCCCTGGCAACAACGGATTCAGAAGTCTGAAACAATTCTCCCTGTGTATCAAGTTTTGTGGGACCTCGCTGGAGTTTGAAGCGGGATCAATGTCCAACCTTGAGCACGTGAAGCTTCAGTTCAGTGCGCATGACATGGAGTGCTTGAATGGTGCTTCTAGTTTGGGCATCCAGCACCTCTCGTCTCTCAACAAGGCTGAGATAGAAATTGGTAGCGACTGGCATGAGTATGACGTGGACTACAACCCAGTGGAAGATGATCATGATGACACTGCCCGATGTATTTCAAGAGCCATTAATGCTGCCATCGAGACACTTCCCAACCGTCCCACTGCCAGCTTCAAAATACAAGAAGTTGACTGCAAACATTTCGAATCT tTTTTGAGGGAGTGGAATCAATATCACGATGGGTTATTCAATGAGTGGCTCAAACTTTGGCAAATTAGAGAAGAGCCGGCGAACCAACCTACTGATGGAGAGACTGAACTAGAG GATGAGACACATgaaaaggaagaagaggagcagactgaTGAGGAAGAGACCAGTGAAGAAGAAGTGGCGCGTCAAGATGACACTGGTAGCAGCAATTAG